The genome window GACATACCCAACGGAGTTTTATAAGCAGTGCGATAAGCCTAAAGAGCCTCATCCAATCTTGTAGACCAGTCCTTACGGTTCGGATTCACAACCTTCTGAAGAATACCCTTGATTTTCCTATTGGACAACTCAGCTTGCCCATTAGTTTGGGGATGATAGGCTGTAGCCACTTTGTGTCTCACATTATACTTAGCCAACGTATTGGACAACAATTTATTCACAAAGTGCGTACCTTCATCACTGATGATCGCTCGTGGAGTTCCAAAGCGAGTGAAGATATGTTTGTCCAAGAACTTGACGACAACCTTGGCATCATTAGTGGGATAGGCAGCAGCTTCCACCCATTTAGAGACATAATCAACAGCCACTAAGatgtattcatttttataagAAGGAGGAAACGGTCCCATGAAATCAATTCCCCACATATCAAACAACTCTACCTCAAGAATATTTGTCAGAGGCATCTCATTCCTTCTTGATATATTTCCaaccctttgacaacgatcacatctAACAACATaggcatgagcatccttaaATAAAGAAGGCCAAAAGAAACCAGATTGCAATACCTTTGCAGCTGTGCGTTGTCCACCAAAATGTCCACCAGAAGGAGATGAATGACAGTGAATAAGAATATCTTCTACCTCATAGTCGGGAACACATCTTCTTATCATCTGATCAGCACCTTGTTTGAACAAATAAGGCTCATCCCAAAAATAAGATTGCATGTCATGTAAGAATTTCTTCCTTTGTTGGATAGATAGATTCGGTGGCATCAATCCAGTAGCTAGATAATTAGCAAAATCAGCATACCATGGTGTAAAATCAGAGAGTTGTACCTTAAACATTTGCTCATCCGGAAATGTCTCTTTGATAGGAATCATCGAGGAAGATTCATCAATGTACTCCGTTCTCGATAAATGGTCAGCCACTTGATTTTCTACACCTTTTCTATCTTGTATCTCGATATCAAACTCTTAAAGTAGAAGCACCCAACGAATTAACCGAGGCTTTGCATCCTTCTTTGCAATTAAATACTTGATTGCTGAATGGTTAGTGAAGACAATCACTTTCGTGCCAACCAGATAAGAGCGAAACTTGTCAAAGGCAAATACCACAGCAAGAAGTTCCTTTTCAGTCACCGTGTAATTCAACTGAGCTCCTGTCAAAGTACGACTTGCATAGTATATAGGATGAAATACCTTGTTCTTTCTTTGACCCATTACTGCTCCCACTGCATaatcactagcatcacacattaattcaaATGGCAAGCTCCAATCTGGTGCAATGATAATAGGTGCAGAAATCAACCTTCACTTTAATTCTTCGAAAGCCTTTGAACATGCTTCGTCAAAAAGAAAAGGAGTATCATTCTCCAATAACTTGCAAAGAGGCTTAGAAATTTTGGAGAAGTCTTTAATGAATCGTCTGTAGAAACCTGCATGGCCAAGAAAACTTCGAATGCTCTTCACAGAGGAAGGAGGAGGTAACTTCTCGATGACTTCAATCTTCGCCTTATCAACTTCAATTCCCTTCCTTGAGACTTTATGCCCCAACACAATTCCTTCCTTCACCATAAAgtgacatttttcccaattgagtacAAGATTGGTGTATTCACATCGCTCCAAAACCTTCCCCAAGTTATAAAGACAGTCATCAAAAGAATCCCCAAATACTGAGAAATCATCCATGAATACCTCTAGAAAGTCACCAACCATGTCTGAGAAGATAGCCATCATACATCTTTGAAAAGTCGGAGGGGCATTACATAGCCCGAATGACACCCTTCTAAAGGCAAAAGTACCATAAGGACAAGTGAAAGTAGTCTTGTGTTGATCTTCGGGAGCAACTgttatctgattatagccagagtACCCATCAAGAAAACAATAATACTCTCGTCCAGCCAGTCTATCCAACATCTGATCAACAAAGGGCAATGGGAAGTGATCTTTTCTAGTGGCTTTGTTCAGCTTCCGATAATCAATACAAATTCTCCAACCGGTGACTGTTCTCATAGGTATCAactcattattttcattttttatcacCGTGAATCCACCCTTTTTAGGCACACACTGAACTGGGCTCACCCATGCACTATCcgagattggataaataatTCCAGCATCTAACCACTTAATTACCTCTTTCTTCACCACTTCCTTCATAATAGGATTCAATCTGCGCTGACCTTCAATTGAACCCTTGGAACCATCTTCTAACAAGATTTTATGCATGCAAATAGAAGGGCTAATACCTTTTATATCTGCAATACTCCACCCAATAGCTTTCTTGTGATTCTTCAGAAGCTCTACCAATTTCCCTTCTTGAGCAACAGATAATTCGGCAGAGATAATAACAGGCAAAGTGGAAGAAGGTCCCAAATAAGCATATTTCAAATGAGAAGGAAGAGCTTTCAACTCTAACTTTGGTGGTTCATCAATTGACGGCTTAGGAGTCTTGAACTCCCTTGACGACAGATCCAATGACTCAAAGCGTCCCCTAGTTCTTGTAAACTGTGAATTAGCTTCCAGCCAAGCTAAGAGTTCAACATTATCATCTTCCTCTTGAGAAACATTCAATATTAATTGCTCCAAAGGATCATGAGAAGAATTAGATACTAATTTATCAGAAATTAGCTCATCAAATATGGTGATAGCTGAGCAATCTTCAACATCATCAGAATATTTCATTGCTTTAAAGACATTGAAAGTCACCTTTTCATCTTGAACCCTCATAGTTAGCTCTCCGTTTTGCACATCGATGAGAGTTCTTCCTGTAGCAAGAAACGGtcttcccaagataatgggaaCCTCTCTATCAGCCTCATAGTCCAACACGATGAAATCAGCCGGAAATATGAACTTGTCTACCTTGACCAGAACATCTTCAATCTTTCCCTCTGGATGAGCAAGAGATCTATCAGCTAGTTGAAGAGTGACAGTAGTAGGCCGAACTTCTCCAATCCCCAATTTTCTGAACACCGACATAGGCATCAAGTTTATGCTAGCCCCCAAATCACATAATGTCATCCCACAATAAGAGTCACCAATAGTGCAAGGAATAGTGAAACTCCCCGGATCTTTCATCTTTTTAGGCAATTTATGTTGCAAGAATGAGCTACACTCCTTTGTTAGAGCTACAGTTTCAAACTCCCCCAACCTTCTCTTCTTCGTAAGAATGTCCTTCATGAATTTCACATAGTTGGGCATCTACTTAAGAGCTTCTACAAGAGGAATATTGATGTGGAGCTGTTTCAAAAcatcaagaaatttcttgaacTGAACATCATGTTTTTGCTTTTGAAATCGTTGAGGAAATGGAGGTTGTGGCTGAATATTTGATTTCTCAAAAGAAGACTTTGGTGGAGATACCTTGTCATTCTCGTTTTCTTTGTTGTCAGAAATTTCCTCATTGCCACTAGGTTCAACAGAATCATCATGTTTGGCATCAGTAACAGTGTTCCCCAAAACTTTTCCGCTTTTCAATGTCATGGCTTTACAATGTTCATTCCCATCACCCTTAGGCTTTTCGGTATCACTAGGGAGAGTGCCATGTGGTCGATTCCTTAGTTCATTAGTTAGTTGCCCAACTTGATTCTCCAAGTTTCTCAAGGATGCCGCTTGACTTTGGACTAGAGCTTCAGTCTGAGATCtactagcttcattcttgatgatGTACTCCTTCAACATATTTTCAAGTGAATTAGACTGAGGTGCTTGTTGAGAAAATCCGGGTGGATAATTGGACTTTACGTTACCATTTGAAGTTCCAAAATTTGCCCCTTGATTGCTCCAAGAAAAATTAGGATGTTGCCTCCATGACTGATTGTAAGTATTCGAGTAAGGGCCACCCTTATTTTGATTTCCCATGTAAAAGACAGATTCTGGATTTGAAGGACAACTATCATAAGTATGAGCCTCACCGCAAAATACACAAGAAACATTCTTGGTTTGATTAATCTGTGAACTGAGAGATTGCTCCTTCGATTGATTATTGCCCATGCTCAGATTCTTGAGCATATGCTCCATAGATGCTAGTTGAGCCTTCATCGAAGTTATAGAGTCCACATCATAGATTCCAGCTACCTTTTTCCCTGTTTGAGCTCTAGAAGATGACCACTGATAGTTGTTGGTAGCAATTGTCTCAAGAATTTCATAAGCCTGATTATAGGACTTAGAGAGAAGGGCCCCATTTGCTGATGCATCCACCACCATCTTTGTTTGAGCATTGAGACCATTATAAAAAGTCTCCATCTGAATGGAATGAAGAATACCATGATGAGGACATTTTCTGAGTAATTCTTTAAATCTCTCCCATGCATCATACAAAGATTCATCATCCTGCTGTTGAAAAGAATTGATCTCATTCCAGAGCTTTGCATTCATATTTGGAGGAAAATACTTGCTCAAGAACTTTTCTGTCAAATCATTCCATGTTGTGACTGATCCTGCCGGTAAAGAATTTAGCCAGGTTCTAGCTCTGTCTCGCACAGAATAAGGGAATAATTTCAAGCGCAAAGCATCTTCAGGTACtccttgaaatttgaaagaatcaCTGATCTCCATGAATACACGAagatgaaggtgaggatcctcgGTAGGCATCCCACTGAATTGACCAATAGTCTGAAGCATTTGGAACATGACCGGCTTCAACTCAAACTGTGTTGCTTGAATATCGGGTCTTATGATCCCCGAATTTAATTCTTCGAAACAGGGTGCCGCATATTGCCGAATAGCACGATCTTTATCATCCACAATAAATGCACCCGCTGGAACAACAGGAATGTCTCCATTATTAATGTTGTCACCCATAGCTACTTGTGTTTGCTTGATCTTGCGTTGTGCTTTTCTTCTTCTATTGAATGTTCGCTCAATTTCAGGATCAAAGCCAAATACCACTGGGTGTCTTTCGCTCATGCACAAAGAGACCTGATGAACACAAAAAAATTACTCCTGTTAGAACAGAAGTAACAAAAACCAAACTGTAAGAATATCAAATTCGCAATTAACAACTAAaatagtccccggcagcggcgccaaaaacttgttgcataaaatactaatgtgcaagtgtacacaatcgcaaacaagtaatatagtaataaataccagatatcgttcctcaaggactatttaaacgtatcaatcacaattaatatctaacagtctagttatcgaacacaataaattgttgatggtttttatattaaaactaaattaacaaactaaaattatactaaagagcttaacgagtttcaaatatgagaaaataagtCAGGATAATTACTTCCCCCTAACACAAGGATATCGGTAAAAGAGTCGCGAAATATTGCAGCAAATCACAATTTACTAGCTAGAATTCAATGGTCATAGGCTTCTCTCGAAATCACTATGGTATAATTCCTATAAATAAACTAAcatatgtctatgccaatttaatattcagaatccaattaagcatcaattcacaaagctatgcatggtcacaatatatgtctataccgtaactaattataatcaaaagatataaTCATGCACCATTCAAGTCTTGTGTCAATTATTCATAACCCTCTCAGTATTATAATTAACTCGATAACCCACTAGAGTTGATCAGACAATAGCAAGTATGAACATGAAAAACACTTGAATGAGTAAACCACAAAATTGCATACAATACTCtttaacaaaacaccaaaatcctcatgctagggttccataaaaatcccaactttatacaattagtTCATACTCAACATCTCAAAATCAACCAAGAATAAGAAACACATGTTCATGACAACAAGAGTTAAGGAGAGAATTCCAAACAAAGAGATGAAGAAACAAATCCACTGAATGTCTTCAATAGCTGAAATCTCTTTCGTCTCGCCTCTTCTTTCTCTCTATGCTTGAGCCTCCTTCTCTATCTCGTATTGTGTCTCTCTATCATTAGGTCTGAATAATAAACCCTAAACTCtatattaaaagtatttttcatgaattaatgaaaatacaagaagatttccgaatcagaatagaattccCCAAAGAGGAAATTCACAGTTGACTTTTTGactctgattctgggctgattagactgggataaaaatgcaagtccatctctgaattaaaggccttgttctaagcttcgcgtgggctcttgAATCACCTGATTTAGACTTCTagaactccagatatggcccaaacagtgaatgCTGCGCAGCTGGCcttaaaatccgaattttattcgaattaaactccaattcttgctatttcaactccaatccatatttaattagaattccttgtatcctacaataaaacattaatatttattaaataaaaatccaattaagtacaaaataactaaaatacagggacaatattaagataaaatgcaCGCTTATCACATTGCATAAATTGTTGCTATAAGGCCTCTATTAAATCACGGGCGGATGCAACGCCAAAAATTTGCATATTTGTTGCAATATAATGTACTGCAACATAAATAACCCATAAggcaatatatttttgttgcGCCTATATGCATTCTATGGTGTAgtaaatgcatctgtacaaaccaGAAGAGCTACTCAAGATGAATGCTTATACAGTGCatttctttcacaggatgagcccaaagtaatagaagatgctctcaaagatgatGATTgagttcttgccatgcaagaagaattaaaccaatttgagagaaacaaagtatggaagctAGTGCCCAAGCCTAAGAATAGAACTATTGTAGgcacaaaatgggtgttcagaaacaaaatagatgagaatggagttgtcaccagaaacaaagcaaggcttgtggctaaagggtattctcaatctgaaggaattgattttgatgagacatttgcaccagttgcaagattggaagctataagaatcttcttggcctatgctgctcatgcaaacttcaAAGTCtaccaaatggatgtcaaaagtgcttttcttaatggttgattggaagaggaggtatatgtaaatcagcctcctggttttaaAGATCCAGactttccagagtatgtttacttcttattaaaagcactttatggtttaaagcaagcaccaagagcctggtatgacactctatctcaatttttattagataatcatttcactagaggaactgtggataaaactctattttacagaaatgtaaatggtgcatttatcttagttcaaatttatgtagatgatatgaTTTTTGGGTCTACGGATGAGAAACTTTACAAAAAGTTTGCCAAACTGATGAAAAGttagtatgagatgagcatgatgggagagctcacctgctttcttggtttacaagttaaacaagtaaaggaaggtatattcataaattaaacaaagtacatctatgatttacttaaagagtttgatttaatggattgcaaagaagctaagactcccatgccaactgccactaaattagaattgaGTCCCAATGAGAAATCCGTGGACATTTcaaattatagaggcatggttggttctctcttatacttgacagctagtagacctgatattatgttctctacatgcctctgtgctagatttcaagcagatcctaaagaatcacatctagttgctatcaaaagaatattcagatatctcaaggtaaatccaaatcttggtatttggtaacttaaagactctggatttgatctaattggatattcagatgctgattttgcaagatgcaaaattgatagaaaaagtacaacaggcacatgtcaattCCTTGGAGATAGGGTGATTTCTtagtttagcaaaaagcaacattctgtttcaacctctactgctgaggctgaatacattgcagctggaagctatTGTACtcaaatattgtggatgagaaatcaattacttgattatggtttaaatctctcaaaaatcgcaatattctgtgacaacaccagtgctattgctataattgagaatccagtgcaacattcaagaaccaagcatattgacatcaagtatcacttcataagagaacatgtgatggctggtaccattgaaatgcattttcttccaagtgaagaacaaattgcagacatttttacaaagcctcttgattaatccacattcacaaggttggtaagtaaattaggtatgttatatttctcctaatttatattaaaatttgtctGTATTTTGGTAGCATGAATTCAGCTAAATTCAATTTCTCCAAAATTGAGTTCGTCATAATTCTGGATAAGATAGTTGATATTTCAACTAATGAGATGTTGGAATTATCATATATTAAGGTATTATTTCAACGGATGACCTTCCAGCTCAGCCGTTGAAACAATATTCTATAGTCTTGTTTTTAGGTTCGATGGATGACATCAATTGAAACTCTTCCAACTGATACTCATCAATCGAATAAAAATTCCAAAGGGGTCTTGTTTTTAGTTCGATGGATGACATTAATTGAAACTCTTTCAACTGATCCTCATCAATCGAATAAGAATTCCAAAGAGGGGCCTATCTCATCCATCAAAATATCTACCacatctgagccgttgaaatcaCTTTTATCTCTCATCTACTTTATACATACAATCGTGTGTGTAGTTTTTGCGGAGTTAAATAAAAGGTATTGCTCCACAACGGTACAACAATTTTCTGTGAAAGTATTTAAGTATTTtcagtttattttcatttcttttcatctcactctttcgaattcacaagccctctctctctctctgtgcaaaaagaAGTTCATATTTTCTTCAAGttttctctgtaactacaatggcgCCCTTGAGGAAATACTCATCACCTACTGGGTTCATTCATGAGAAGAAGAATTTTGCATCATTTGTGAACACTGAAGCAGTGGAAGAGAAGGAATTTCACaaaatgatggagttcatcaaagtCAGCCAACTCTCTCATGCCATGCTTTCAACTCCCACTATCTATCATGAAGTGGTAGAAGAAATCTGGAATACGGCTGaatttaatagtgagcatgaaactatTTCCTTTTCTCTTAAAAACGAAATGCATACTGTTAACTGTGATGTCATTAATGCATGCTTTAAGATTACTGAGAATATTGTTGCTACATTGCCTACTGATATCCAGTTAGTTAACATGCTTAATGCCATGAACTATACTTTGCCTACTTCTGCTTTAGGTAAAATAGTTAGAAAATggcttagga of Daucus carota subsp. sativus chromosome 3, DH1 v3.0, whole genome shotgun sequence contains these proteins:
- the LOC108212402 gene encoding uncharacterized protein LOC108212402; the protein is MSERHPVVFGFDPEIERTFNRRRKAQRKIKQTQVAMGDNINNGDIPVVPAGAFIVDDKDRAIRQYAAPCFEELNSGIIRPDIQATQFELKPVMFQMLQTIGQFSGMPTEDPHLHLRVFMEISDSFKFQGVPEDALRLKLFPYSVRDRARTWLNSLPAGSVTTWNDLTEKFLSKYFPPNMNAKLWNEINSFQQQDDESLYDAWERFKELLRKCPHHGILHSIQMETFYNGLNAQTKMVVDASANGALLSKSYNQAYEILETIATNNYQWSSSRAQTGKKVAGIYDVDSITSMKAQLASMEHMLKNLSMGNNQSKEQSLSSQINQTKNVSCVFCGEAHTYDSCPSNPESVFYMGNQNKGGPYSNTYNQSWRQHPNFSWSNQGANFGTSNGNVKSNYPPGFSQQAPQSNSLENMLKEYIIKNEASRSQTEALVQSQAASLRNLENQVGQLTNELRNRPHGTLPSDTEKPKGDGNEHCKAMTLKSGKVLGNTVTDAKHDDSVEPSGNEEISDNKENENDKVSPPKSSFEKSNIQPQPPFPQRFQKQKHDVQFKKFLDVLKQLHINIPLVEALK